From one Rhodamnia argentea isolate NSW1041297 chromosome 1, ASM2092103v1, whole genome shotgun sequence genomic stretch:
- the LOC115743387 gene encoding putative protein phosphatase 2C-like protein 44: MRIIDFHLKLKVCRIRRFLTGNFRSKKRKFQVGRKPAWMMQLSHGHFVHEKKDGSDSDSVVIQREQIQGLELWLFGVFDAQIGDRVAKYLQSHLFDKKPNESQIVRKTEEMTRKAYLSARAKIRVSEKKKMDGEALMKAGSASVMVVNGEKLVTGNMGEYRAVVCRNGVAKQTTSKHQQSPKRHWIQRFIPGRMLAWNSSREDASNQSKSSKLRIGVERIDTNTEFVILASSGIWEVMNNQEAVNLVRHMESPQEASECLAKEALARMSRGSISCLVVRFEDV; this comes from the exons ATGAGGATTATTGATTTTCACCTGAAGCTCAAG GTGTGTCGAATTCGGCGCTTTCTGACTGGAAACTTCAGaagcaagaaaaggaaatttcagGTGGGAAGGAAGCCTGCATGGATGATGCAGCTATCACATGGCCATTTCGTTCACGAAAAAAAGGACGGTTCGGACTCGGACTCAGTCGTCATCCAAAGGGAGCAAATTCAAGGGCTCGAGCTGTGgctttttggggtttttgatgcgCAAATAGGAGACAGGGTCGCCAAGTACTTGCAGTCACATTTGTTTGACAAGAAGCCAAATGAG TCACAGATAGTGAGGAAGACTGAAGAGATGACGAGAAAAGCGTACCTCAGTGCTCGGGCTAAGATAAGGGTaagcgagaagaagaagatggatggGGAGGCGCTGATGAAAGCGGGTTCGGCGTCGGTGATGGTCGTGAATGGAGAAAAGCTCGTGACAGGTAACATGGGTGAGTATAGAGCAGTTGTTTGCAGGAATGGCGTGGCCAAGCAGACCACAAGCAAGCACCAGCAGTCGCCCAAAAGGCATTGGATTCAAAGATTCATCCCAG GTCGGATGTTGGCATGGAATTCTAGCAGGGAAGATGCCTCGAATCAGTCTAAAAGCTCCAAGCTCAGGATCGGCGTTGAGAGGATTGACACGAACACCGAATTCGTCATACTGGCAAGCTCCGGCATATGGGAG GTGATGAATAATCAAGAAGCTGTGAATCTGGTCAGGCACATGGAAAGCCCACAAGAAGCATCTGAGTGCCTGGCAAAGGAGGCCCTGGCCAGGATGAGCAGAGGCAGCATTTCTTGCTTGGTGGTTCGCTTCGAAGACGTGTAG